A region of Pseudarthrobacter sp. NIBRBAC000502770 DNA encodes the following proteins:
- a CDS encoding acyl-CoA dehydrogenase family protein has product MTSATDSQAKDAPAEETPVPAGNIGAGATAEDARAVAEAARESGWDHPSFAKGLYLGSFDLDLVHPWPAADPASVQKGEEFMARLTDFARTMSGRVIERDAKIPDEYIKDLADLGVFGMKIPEEYGGLGLSLVYYGRALALLGSVHPSLGALISAHQSIGVPEPVKVFGTPEQKREYLPRCAGGAVTAFLLTEPDVGSDPARLGSTATPTDDGEAYLLDGVKLWTTNGVIAELVVVMAVVPAHTGQDGTRHKGGISAFVVEMDSPGITVENRNAFMGLRGIENGVTRFHQVRVPAANRLGREGQGLKIALTTLNTGRLALPALCVASGRWSLKIAREWSNARTQWGRPVGEHEAVGKKIAFIAASAFALDAVFELSAELADAGQKDVRIEAALAKLWATEISCRIADELVQIRGGRGFETAESLAARGERAVPAEQQLRDLRINRIFEGSSEIMRLLIAREAVDAHLAAAGDLASLGASLADKAKAAVGASGFYAKWLPKLVAGAGMDPRSYGEFGRLAKHLRFVERSSRRLARQTFYGMGRWQAKLERKQAFLGRVVDIGAELFAMTACCSRAEMLLKTSPGKAASAYELADAYCEQARVRVDEYFDQLWRNTDDADQALTRKVLAGDYEWLEAGVLDQSEGTGPWIADASPGASTKEDLHRRYR; this is encoded by the coding sequence ATGACCTCCGCAACTGACAGCCAGGCCAAAGACGCCCCGGCTGAAGAAACCCCCGTCCCCGCCGGCAACATCGGCGCCGGTGCCACCGCAGAAGATGCCCGCGCCGTCGCCGAGGCCGCCCGGGAGTCAGGCTGGGACCATCCCAGCTTCGCCAAAGGCCTCTACCTGGGCAGTTTTGATCTGGACCTGGTCCACCCGTGGCCGGCCGCGGACCCAGCCTCCGTCCAAAAGGGCGAGGAGTTCATGGCCCGCCTGACCGACTTCGCCCGGACCATGTCCGGGCGCGTTATCGAGCGGGACGCGAAGATTCCGGACGAATACATCAAGGACCTGGCGGACCTGGGCGTCTTTGGCATGAAGATCCCGGAGGAATACGGGGGCCTGGGCCTCTCGCTGGTGTACTACGGACGCGCCCTTGCCCTGCTGGGCAGCGTGCACCCCAGCCTGGGCGCCCTGATTTCCGCCCACCAGTCAATCGGCGTCCCCGAGCCCGTCAAGGTCTTCGGGACGCCCGAACAGAAGCGCGAGTACCTGCCAAGGTGTGCCGGCGGCGCCGTCACTGCCTTCCTCCTCACCGAACCGGACGTGGGCAGCGACCCCGCCCGGCTGGGCAGCACGGCAACGCCCACGGACGACGGCGAAGCGTACCTTTTGGACGGCGTGAAACTGTGGACCACCAACGGGGTGATCGCCGAGCTGGTGGTGGTCATGGCGGTGGTTCCGGCGCACACCGGTCAGGACGGCACCAGGCACAAGGGCGGCATCAGCGCGTTCGTGGTGGAAATGGACTCGCCGGGGATCACGGTGGAAAACCGCAACGCCTTCATGGGCCTGCGCGGGATAGAGAACGGGGTGACCCGCTTCCACCAGGTACGGGTGCCCGCCGCCAACCGGCTGGGGCGCGAGGGCCAGGGCCTGAAGATCGCACTGACCACGCTCAACACCGGCCGCCTGGCCCTGCCCGCGCTGTGCGTGGCATCGGGACGGTGGAGCCTGAAGATTGCCCGCGAGTGGTCGAATGCCCGCACGCAGTGGGGCAGGCCAGTGGGCGAACACGAGGCCGTGGGCAAGAAGATTGCCTTCATCGCCGCCTCGGCCTTTGCGCTGGACGCCGTGTTTGAGCTGTCCGCGGAACTCGCCGATGCGGGGCAGAAGGATGTCCGCATCGAGGCCGCGCTCGCAAAGCTTTGGGCCACGGAAATCAGTTGCCGGATAGCCGATGAACTGGTCCAGATCCGGGGCGGCCGCGGGTTTGAAACGGCGGAGTCGCTGGCCGCCCGCGGGGAACGCGCGGTGCCGGCCGAGCAGCAGCTTCGGGACCTCCGCATCAACCGGATCTTCGAGGGTTCCTCGGAAATCATGCGGCTGCTGATTGCACGGGAAGCGGTGGACGCGCACCTTGCCGCCGCGGGCGATCTCGCTTCCCTTGGTGCGAGCCTGGCCGACAAAGCAAAGGCCGCCGTCGGCGCTTCCGGCTTCTACGCCAAGTGGCTGCCCAAGCTGGTGGCGGGGGCGGGCATGGACCCGCGGTCCTACGGTGAGTTCGGCCGGCTTGCCAAGCACCTTCGGTTCGTGGAGCGGTCGTCGCGGAGGCTCGCGCGCCAGACGTTTTACGGCATGGGCCGGTGGCAGGCCAAACTCGAGCGCAAGCAGGCTTTCCTCGGCCGGGTGGTGGACATCGGCGCGGAACTCTTCGCTATGACCGCATGCTGCTCCCGCGCCGAAATGCTCCTGAAGACCTCCCCCGGCAAGGCAGCCAGCGCCTACGAGCTCGCCGATGCCTACTGTGAGCAGGCGAGGGTGCGGGTGGACGAATATTTCGACCAGCTGTGGCGGAACACGGACGACGCCGACCAGGCCCTGACGCGCAAAGTCCTCGCCGGTGACTATGAGTGGCTGGAGGCGGGGGTCCTGGACCAGTCCGAGGGCACGGGCCCGTGGATCGCCGATGCCTCGCCCGGCGCATCAACCAAGGAGGACCTGCACCGGAGATACCGGTAA
- a CDS encoding TIGR04086 family membrane protein, producing the protein MSSSTDPENLPPRRAREDDTTRSGSYRDGSADDAATRSMDQAPARSGERNPTRNIGAERSYQPDPPTAEREYRAAPTTATPAVDPTLANRETAVARQKERFGGIKVGSAFFGWLAATGMAVLLTALVAAAGTAVGLANNTDVNEAVNQAARNSGTVGLVGIIVLLVILFLSYYCGGYVAGRMARFNGAKQGLMVWVWALIAAIVVAILGLVAGQQFNVLANLNSFPRIPINEGQLTTTSIIAAVVVAVVALVGAVLGGLAGMRFHRKVDRAGFTPDSEYYDGEE; encoded by the coding sequence ATGAGCAGCTCAACGGACCCAGAGAACCTGCCTCCCCGACGCGCCCGGGAGGACGACACCACCCGCAGCGGAAGCTACCGGGACGGAAGCGCGGACGACGCCGCCACGCGCTCGATGGACCAGGCGCCCGCCCGGTCCGGCGAGCGGAACCCCACCCGGAACATCGGGGCGGAGCGGTCCTACCAACCTGACCCGCCCACCGCGGAGCGCGAGTACCGTGCGGCCCCCACTACGGCAACTCCGGCGGTGGACCCCACGCTCGCGAACAGGGAAACCGCAGTGGCACGCCAGAAGGAGCGGTTCGGCGGCATCAAGGTCGGCTCCGCCTTCTTTGGCTGGCTGGCCGCCACCGGCATGGCCGTCCTGCTGACCGCCCTGGTGGCGGCCGCCGGGACAGCCGTGGGCCTGGCGAACAACACCGATGTCAACGAGGCCGTGAACCAGGCCGCCCGGAACAGCGGCACGGTTGGGCTGGTGGGGATCATCGTCCTGCTGGTGATCCTGTTCCTTTCCTATTACTGCGGCGGCTACGTTGCCGGCCGCATGGCCCGCTTCAACGGCGCCAAGCAGGGACTTATGGTGTGGGTCTGGGCTTTGATCGCAGCCATCGTCGTGGCCATCCTGGGGCTCGTGGCCGGGCAGCAGTTCAATGTCCTGGCCAACCTGAACAGCTTCCCGCGCATCCCCATCAACGAAGGACAGCTGACCACCACCAGCATCATCGCTGCGGTTGTGGTGGCTGTGGTGGCCCTCGTGGGCGCTGTGCTGGGCGGCCTGGCGGGTATGCGGTTCCACCGGAAGGTTGACCGCGCCGGCTTCACCCCGGACAGCGAGTATTACGACGGCGAGGAGTAG
- a CDS encoding YchJ family protein: protein MTASIDSANCICLSGEPYAACCGRFHSGGAEAATAEQLMRSRYSAFALLDEGYLLRTHHASTAPKALDLDAAMDWRRLDIVATSGGGPFDTSGTVEFKAYYRRGSERGILHESSRFVREGGRWLYVDGDILA, encoded by the coding sequence GTGACCGCATCAATAGATTCCGCAAACTGCATATGTCTGTCCGGAGAGCCATACGCGGCCTGCTGTGGGCGGTTCCATTCCGGCGGCGCGGAGGCCGCCACGGCGGAACAGCTGATGCGTTCCCGGTACAGCGCTTTTGCCCTGCTGGACGAGGGCTATCTGCTGCGCACCCACCACGCATCCACGGCACCGAAGGCCCTGGATCTGGACGCTGCCATGGACTGGCGCCGCCTGGACATCGTGGCCACGTCCGGCGGCGGACCGTTCGACACCTCGGGCACCGTGGAGTTCAAGGCGTACTACCGCCGTGGCAGCGAACGCGGGATCCTGCATGAGAGCAGCAGGTTCGTCAGGGAGGGCGGGCGCTGGCTCTATGTGGACGGCGACATCCTCGCCTGA
- a CDS encoding aldo/keto reductase family protein: MEFRYLGNSGFKVSEITFGNWLTHGSQVENDVATQCVRAALDAGISTFDTADVYANTAAETVLGDALKDERRESVEIFTKVFGPTGPKGKNDLGLSRKHIMESINGSLRRLQTDYVDLYQAHRYDFETPLEETMQAFADIVRQGKALYIGVSEWTAEQLREGHRLSKELGFQLISNQPQYSMLWRVIEAEVVPASEELGVSQIVWSPMAQGVLSGKYLPGQPAPEGSRATDEKGGAKMIQRWMRDDVLAAVQELKPIAQEAGLTMAQLAVAWVLQNPNVASAIVGASRPEQIADSVGAAGVKLEAEVLKRIDDAVGGLAERDPAQTKSPATREA, translated from the coding sequence ATGGAATTCAGATACCTCGGAAACAGCGGCTTCAAAGTCTCGGAAATCACCTTCGGCAACTGGCTGACGCACGGTTCGCAGGTGGAAAACGACGTCGCGACCCAGTGCGTGCGCGCGGCGCTCGACGCCGGCATCAGCACCTTCGACACCGCGGACGTCTATGCCAACACCGCCGCTGAAACCGTCCTGGGCGACGCACTCAAGGATGAGCGCCGCGAGTCCGTGGAGATCTTCACCAAGGTCTTCGGCCCCACCGGCCCCAAAGGCAAGAACGATCTTGGCTTGTCCCGCAAGCACATCATGGAATCCATCAACGGCTCGCTGCGCCGGCTGCAGACGGACTACGTCGACCTTTACCAGGCCCACCGGTACGACTTCGAAACGCCCCTGGAAGAGACCATGCAGGCGTTCGCGGACATTGTCCGGCAGGGCAAGGCACTCTACATCGGGGTGAGCGAGTGGACTGCCGAGCAGCTCCGCGAGGGCCACCGGCTGTCCAAGGAATTGGGCTTCCAGCTCATCTCCAACCAGCCGCAGTACTCCATGCTCTGGCGCGTGATCGAGGCCGAGGTGGTCCCGGCGTCGGAAGAGCTGGGCGTGTCCCAGATTGTCTGGTCGCCCATGGCCCAGGGTGTCCTCAGCGGCAAGTACCTGCCCGGCCAGCCTGCCCCCGAAGGCAGCCGCGCCACGGACGAAAAGGGCGGGGCCAAGATGATCCAGCGGTGGATGCGCGACGACGTCCTGGCCGCCGTGCAGGAGCTGAAGCCGATTGCCCAGGAGGCGGGCCTCACCATGGCGCAGCTGGCCGTTGCCTGGGTGCTGCAGAACCCCAACGTGGCGTCCGCCATTGTCGGCGCCTCCCGGCCGGAGCAGATCGCCGACAGCGTTGGCGCCGCCGGAGTGAAGCTGGAGGCCGAGGTCCTCAAGAGGATTGACGACGCCGTCGGAGGCCTCGCCGAACGTGACCCGGCGCAGACCAAGTCGCCGGCCACCCGGGAAGCCTGA
- a CDS encoding SDR family oxidoreductase, translating to MASPVELPDLAVTGSTGGLGGMVARQLAGSGFAQRLLVRDSARAPQLEDAHPVVCSYGDGATSRQALDGAKVLFMVSAAEAEDRLQQHYAFLDAAAAAGVEHVVYTSFYGAAPDATFTLARDHYATEERIKASGMEYTFLRDNFYLDFLPLMTGEDGVIRGPAGDGVFSGVAREDIARCAHAVLRDPAIHRGKTYNLTGPEELSMARAAEVLSAGTGRQVRYHAESVEEAYASRASYDAPQWQLDAWVSTYTAMAAGEMAGLSPDVHGLTGQDPISLAEFLTRPVL from the coding sequence ATGGCGTCCCCAGTGGAACTGCCGGACCTCGCCGTCACCGGGTCCACCGGAGGCCTGGGCGGAATGGTGGCACGGCAGCTTGCCGGGTCCGGTTTCGCCCAGCGCCTGCTGGTCCGGGATTCCGCGCGGGCCCCGCAGCTGGAGGACGCGCATCCGGTGGTGTGTTCCTACGGGGACGGCGCTACCTCCCGGCAGGCGCTGGACGGGGCGAAGGTGCTGTTCATGGTCTCTGCTGCCGAGGCCGAAGACCGCCTCCAGCAGCATTACGCGTTCCTGGATGCCGCGGCCGCTGCCGGGGTGGAGCACGTGGTGTACACGTCCTTCTACGGGGCGGCCCCGGATGCCACCTTCACGCTGGCCCGGGACCATTACGCCACCGAAGAGCGGATCAAGGCGTCCGGGATGGAATACACCTTCCTGCGCGACAACTTCTACCTGGATTTCCTGCCGCTGATGACCGGGGAAGACGGCGTGATCCGCGGGCCTGCCGGGGACGGCGTCTTTTCAGGGGTGGCCCGGGAGGACATTGCCCGCTGCGCGCACGCCGTGCTGCGGGATCCCGCCATCCACAGGGGCAAGACCTACAACCTGACCGGCCCTGAGGAACTGAGCATGGCCCGGGCTGCCGAGGTGCTGAGCGCCGGCACGGGGCGGCAGGTGCGCTACCACGCGGAGTCGGTGGAGGAGGCGTACGCGTCGCGGGCCTCCTACGACGCCCCGCAATGGCAGCTGGATGCGTGGGTCAGCACCTACACGGCCATGGCCGCCGGCGAAATGGCAGGACTTTCGCCGGACGTGCATGGCCTGACCGGGCAGGACCCCATCAGCCTGGCCGAGTTCCTGACCCGGCCGGTACTGTAG
- a CDS encoding sulfite oxidase, whose protein sequence is MKSSNQQSTRQEPAPAPAAAAEPTSGPLTREELQLAARNHSMPLEALRRELTPPGLHYVLTHFDIPDLDASSWHLRIGGAVERALELSMAALLRDPAITVPVTLECAGNGRSLLEPRPVSQPWVMEAVGTAHWTGVPLAYLLGKAGVLPDAVEVVFTGADAGIQGGVPQQYARSLPIREALRPDVVLAYKMNGADLPPQHGYPLRLVVPGWYGMASVKWLASIEVAKAPFPGFQQKVAYRYQESVDDAGTPVTRIRVRSLMVPPGVPDFFTRKRFLRAGPVMLEGRAWSGEGAVVAVEVGIDGTWLPAHLDKPVGGYAWRKWSLPWVADPGEHVLACRATDITGASQPLEQDWNYQGMGNNVVQRVSVTVE, encoded by the coding sequence ATGAAGTCCAGCAACCAGCAATCCACCCGGCAGGAGCCGGCGCCGGCCCCTGCCGCCGCCGCGGAGCCTACGTCGGGGCCGCTCACCCGGGAGGAACTGCAGCTCGCGGCCCGCAACCATTCGATGCCGCTGGAGGCGCTCCGCCGCGAGCTGACCCCGCCCGGGCTCCATTACGTACTCACGCACTTCGACATTCCTGACCTGGACGCCTCATCCTGGCACCTGCGGATCGGGGGTGCGGTGGAACGCGCCCTGGAGCTGAGCATGGCCGCGCTCCTACGGGACCCGGCAATCACTGTGCCGGTGACCCTCGAATGCGCGGGCAACGGCAGGTCGCTCCTGGAACCGCGGCCCGTCAGCCAGCCCTGGGTCATGGAAGCCGTAGGCACCGCGCACTGGACCGGGGTGCCGCTGGCCTACCTCCTCGGCAAGGCCGGGGTGCTGCCGGATGCGGTGGAGGTGGTCTTCACCGGGGCCGATGCCGGCATCCAGGGCGGCGTCCCCCAGCAGTACGCGCGCAGCCTGCCGATCCGTGAGGCGTTGCGTCCCGACGTCGTCCTTGCATACAAGATGAATGGCGCCGACCTGCCGCCACAGCACGGCTACCCACTGCGGCTGGTGGTCCCGGGCTGGTACGGGATGGCCAGTGTCAAGTGGCTGGCGTCCATAGAGGTGGCAAAGGCACCGTTCCCAGGGTTCCAGCAGAAGGTTGCCTACCGGTACCAGGAGTCCGTGGACGACGCCGGCACCCCGGTTACGCGGATCAGGGTGCGTTCGTTGATGGTTCCGCCCGGTGTCCCGGACTTCTTTACCCGGAAGCGTTTCCTGCGCGCGGGCCCGGTGATGCTGGAAGGCAGGGCATGGTCCGGCGAAGGTGCCGTGGTCGCCGTCGAGGTGGGGATTGACGGCACCTGGCTGCCGGCCCACCTGGATAAACCGGTGGGCGGTTACGCCTGGCGGAAGTGGAGCCTTCCATGGGTCGCGGACCCCGGCGAGCACGTCCTTGCTTGCCGCGCCACGGACATTACGGGCGCCAGCCAGCCCCTGGAGCAGGACTGGAACTACCAGGGGATGGGCAACAACGTGGTACAGCGCGTCAGCGTGACGGTGGAGTGA
- a CDS encoding RNA-binding S4 domain-containing protein, which yields MTSLPSAPASVRIDAWLWAVRAYKTRSAATAACRAGHVRLNGSPSKASATLVTGDTVTVRMPGYERILEVRRLIAKRVGAEAASHCFTDHTPPRPVLPALGLPQRDRGAGRPTKKDRREMDRLRGPA from the coding sequence ATGACCAGCCTCCCGTCCGCTCCCGCCAGTGTCCGAATCGATGCGTGGCTGTGGGCAGTCCGCGCCTACAAGACGCGGTCTGCCGCCACTGCAGCCTGCCGCGCCGGGCATGTCCGCCTCAACGGCAGCCCCTCGAAAGCTTCGGCAACGCTGGTCACGGGTGACACCGTCACCGTCCGGATGCCCGGGTACGAGCGCATCCTTGAGGTGCGCCGGCTCATAGCCAAACGCGTAGGGGCGGAGGCGGCGTCGCACTGCTTTACCGACCACACTCCCCCGCGCCCCGTTCTTCCGGCACTGGGGTTGCCGCAACGCGACCGGGGCGCCGGGCGTCCCACCAAGAAGGACCGGCGCGAGATGGATCGTCTGCGGGGACCTGCGTAG
- a CDS encoding HNH endonuclease signature motif containing protein — translation MGVIVESAGVDRAARWAEPSAVGAVSYLPAAPCIADVLNLLARVPLAADGAGLIDQIRGLEELKCFAGARQAEAAVAFDLSQRREQADAGVPAADQGAGVSAQIALARRESPARGSRLLGLAKALTGMPHTFAAFRAGLLNEWRTTLIVKETICLTPGDRAGVDEELADTGALDGAGDKAIIAAVRAAAYRRDPASAAKRAARAVSERCVSLRPAPDTMAYLTALLPVAQGVAAYAALVRDADTARAAGDDRSRGQVMADTLIERLTGAPGGITGVQIQLVMTDRTLLRADAEPARLPGYGTIPAEPARAIALAGGPAPGKPVTGEGAAHELDLWVRRLYTAPGSGELVAMDSTARLFPAGLKRFLQVRDDTCRTPYCDAPIRHHDHITAWHTGGPTSVNNGQGLCEACNHTKETPGWTAQTIQGQRHTVATTTPTGHTYHSTAPPLPGAPICQSPAHGNQSGHSQERRLALARATP, via the coding sequence ATGGGAGTGATTGTGGAATCGGCGGGAGTGGACCGGGCTGCGCGGTGGGCGGAACCGTCTGCTGTTGGCGCTGTTTCATACCTGCCCGCTGCTCCTTGCATCGCGGATGTGCTTAACCTGTTGGCCCGTGTTCCCCTGGCTGCTGATGGTGCGGGGTTGATTGACCAGATTCGCGGGCTGGAGGAGTTGAAGTGCTTTGCCGGTGCCCGGCAGGCTGAGGCCGCGGTCGCTTTTGACCTGTCCCAGCGGCGGGAACAGGCCGACGCCGGGGTCCCGGCCGCCGATCAGGGTGCCGGAGTCTCGGCGCAGATCGCCCTGGCAAGGCGGGAGTCCCCGGCCCGGGGTTCCCGGCTGCTGGGCCTGGCCAAGGCGTTGACCGGGATGCCGCACACGTTCGCCGCGTTCCGTGCCGGGCTGCTCAATGAGTGGCGGACCACCCTGATCGTGAAGGAAACCATCTGCCTCACGCCCGGGGACCGGGCCGGGGTGGATGAGGAACTCGCCGATACCGGTGCCCTGGACGGTGCGGGAGACAAAGCGATCATCGCCGCCGTCCGCGCCGCGGCGTACCGGCGCGACCCGGCCTCCGCCGCCAAACGCGCGGCCCGGGCCGTGAGCGAGCGGTGTGTGAGCCTGCGCCCGGCCCCGGACACCATGGCCTACCTGACCGCGCTCCTCCCGGTCGCCCAGGGCGTGGCCGCCTACGCCGCCCTGGTCCGGGACGCGGACACCGCCCGGGCGGCCGGAGATGACCGGTCCCGCGGGCAGGTCATGGCCGATACCCTCATCGAACGCCTCACCGGCGCCCCCGGCGGCATCACCGGGGTCCAGATCCAGCTCGTCATGACCGACCGCACCCTCCTCCGGGCCGACGCAGAACCAGCACGGCTCCCCGGCTACGGCACCATCCCCGCCGAACCGGCTCGGGCCATCGCCCTCGCCGGCGGACCAGCCCCGGGAAAACCGGTGACCGGCGAGGGAGCCGCTCATGAACTCGACCTGTGGGTCCGGCGGCTTTACACCGCCCCGGGCAGCGGCGAGCTCGTGGCGATGGACTCCACAGCCCGGCTCTTCCCGGCCGGGTTGAAACGGTTTCTCCAGGTCCGGGACGACACCTGCCGCACCCCGTACTGCGACGCCCCGATCAGGCACCACGACCACATCACCGCCTGGCACACCGGTGGACCCACCAGCGTGAATAATGGCCAAGGTTTGTGCGAAGCATGCAACCACACCAAAGAAACCCCCGGCTGGACGGCCCAAACCATCCAGGGACAGCGGCATACCGTGGCAACCACCACCCCCACCGGCCACACCTACCACTCCACCGCCCCACCACTCCCCGGCGCTCCGATATGCCAAAGCCCCGCACACGGCAACCAGTCAGGCCATTCTCAGGAACGACGCCTAGCATTGGCCCGTGCCACCCCTTGA
- a CDS encoding cytochrome c oxidase assembly protein yields MPPLEILLSSWRLDWAAAAFVAVTGILYGWGMRSAALGGHRWPVWRAVAFYVLGLGSFTILTCGFTGVYGAEQRWAFTLKISLLLFVVPLLIGLGKPLTLARAALAPKGRSALDKVLSSRPVRFVSNSFGAPLLGLALFSTFLTPAFFTLRTDPVAGALLTLGVPLLGMLMALPIIEESDFQRSSAYLTLEFMFVFIELLIDAVPGILLSLNGQVLDHVMSVSNPQWWFRDALQDQQFAGNLLWFICEVLDLPLIILMFIRFSRSDKREAGAFDDLTDEQLDELQNQHLRGRH; encoded by the coding sequence GTGCCACCCCTTGAGATCCTCCTTTCCTCCTGGCGACTCGATTGGGCCGCTGCAGCTTTCGTCGCGGTGACCGGCATCCTGTACGGGTGGGGAATGCGGTCCGCCGCACTCGGCGGCCATCGATGGCCGGTGTGGCGGGCGGTAGCGTTCTACGTCCTGGGCCTGGGCTCGTTCACCATCCTTACCTGCGGCTTTACCGGGGTTTACGGCGCTGAGCAACGGTGGGCGTTCACCCTCAAAATATCCCTGCTGCTGTTTGTTGTGCCCCTGCTGATCGGGCTTGGCAAACCCCTCACCCTTGCCCGGGCGGCATTGGCCCCCAAGGGCAGGTCGGCCTTGGACAAAGTCCTGTCCAGCAGGCCAGTTCGATTCGTGAGCAACTCATTCGGTGCGCCGCTGCTGGGCCTGGCACTCTTCTCCACTTTCCTCACGCCGGCCTTCTTCACATTGCGGACCGACCCCGTGGCCGGCGCGCTGCTCACCCTTGGAGTACCTCTTTTGGGAATGCTGATGGCGTTGCCCATCATCGAAGAATCCGACTTCCAGCGGTCCAGCGCCTACCTGACCCTTGAATTCATGTTCGTATTCATCGAGCTGCTGATCGACGCGGTCCCGGGCATCCTGCTGAGCCTCAACGGCCAGGTACTCGACCATGTGATGTCCGTTTCCAATCCCCAATGGTGGTTCCGGGACGCCCTCCAAGACCAGCAGTTCGCCGGGAACCTGCTGTGGTTCATCTGCGAGGTCCTGGACCTGCCGTTGATCATTCTCATGTTCATCCGCTTCTCGCGCAGTGACAAAAGGGAAGCCGGCGCGTTCGATGATCTAACAGATGAGCAGCTCGATGAACTTCAAAACCAGCACCTGCGCGGACGGCACTAG